From the genome of Bombus pascuorum chromosome 2, iyBomPasc1.1, whole genome shotgun sequence, one region includes:
- the LOC132916877 gene encoding hyccin isoform X1, giving the protein MTESLINEWLVDCADVSSSELHTFATTLSQDNEIVRALYVLLEERSKYSQLMDTVCDQLYNFYRSRETELQRFTLQFLPTLVYIYLNSAAHGDIKNCRSVETLLIGLYNLEIVDKSGQQKAISFRLPSLAMLSIFHEPASLAPASLTESAVRRFEECNTKLVSWGPLQQVETLNAQNRLKVMTALLFIYNQQLGYISKFALEQLCKVATKLVTQGFMKPGHHQRSSYGSESSFVPRLLPRIPVSSQFLLEFLHAVYFAMYNDCWYLGTQAVDDIHNRACYETYPDVMLVTNAIRNSASTGPSGQPNDGPIGISVALSPATATATVSKSMITNASFRTKKLPDDIPIQETKEDSGGEGKSNLVSITEEESIEPNRGGSIRQSKDQKTASKITNFPVLGKKPREKDGKTAKNAHVSVPEKEKRLGSQATSKESIKGSSSMLNSESTEIDGNVNGCSVRKKNNSVENNSVTVDNVSLIDGERLTLGGEIDNTNMDTSVTLRTHNENESLTSSIQVSSV; this is encoded by the exons atgacggaaagtttaataaatgaatGGCTAGTAGATTGTGCAGATGTGTCATCGTCAGAGCTCCATACTTTTGCCACTACTTTATCACAAGACAATGAAATAGTCAGAGCGCTTTATGTACTCTTGGAAGAACGTAGTAAATATAGTCAG TTAATGGATACAGTATGTGATcagttatacaatttttatcgctCTCGAGAAACAGAATTGCAAAGGTTCACTTTGCAATTTTTGCCTACATTAGTATACATTTACTTGAACTCTGCAGCTCATGGTGACATTAAG AATTGTCGGTCTGTAGAAACACTACTAATTGGtttgtataatttagaaatagtGGATAAATCTGGGCAACAAAAAGCAATTTCTTTTAGACTACCTTCACTTGCCATGCTTTCCATATTTCATGAG CCTGCAAGTTTGGCACCTGCTTCTTTAACTGAGAGTGCAGTACGCAGGTTTGAAGAATGTAATACGAAACTTGTTAGCTGGGGTCCACTACAACAAGTTGAGACACTAAATGCTCAAAATAGATTAAAAGTTATGACTgctcttctttttatctataATCAACAACTCGGTTATATAAGTAAATTTGCATTAGAGCAATTATGCAAAGTTGCTACCAA ACTTGTTACTCAAGGATTTATGAAGCCAGGACATCATCAACGATCCTCGTATGGAAGCGAGTCTAGTTTTGTTCCAAGACTTCTACCACGTATACCTGTATCAAGTCAATTTCTCCTTGAATTTTTGCATGCTGTATATTTTGCTAT GTATAATGACTGTTGGTATTTAGGAACACAAGCAGTAGACGATATCCATAATCGAGCATGTTATGAAACATATCCAGATGTTATGCTAGTCACAAATGCTATACGTAATTCTGCCAGTACTGGACCATCAG GACAACCTAATGACGGGCCAATTGGAATTAGTGTTGCATTATCGCCAGCTACTGCAACCGCTACGGTATCTAAATCGATGATCACAAATGCTTCGTTCCGGACCAAAAAGTTACCAg aTGATATACCAATTcaagaaacgaaggaagattCTGGAGGAGAAGGTAAAAGTAATCTTGTATCGATCACAGAAGAAGAATCAATAGAACCAAATAGAGGTGGTTCAATAAGACAATCGAAAGATCAAAAGACTGCGTCCAAAATCACGAATTTCCCGGTACTTGGAAAAAAGCCGCGAGAAAAAGATGGTAAAACAGCTAAGAATGCTCACGTTAGCGTTcctgaaaaggaaaaaagactTGGATCTCAAGCGACTTCGAAAGAAAGTATTAAAGGTAGTTCCTCTATGTTAAATAGTGAATCAACAGAAATCGATGGAAATGTTAATGGGTGTTCAGTcaggaaaaagaataatagtgtagaaaataattcagttACAGTAGACAATGTTTCTTTGATTGATGGCGAACGTCTCACGTTAGGTGGAGAAATAGATAACACTAATATGGATACTTCTGTTACATTAAGAACACATAATGAAAATGAATCGCTAACTTCGTCTATCCAAGTCAGTTCTGTTTAA
- the LOC132916877 gene encoding hyccin isoform X2, producing the protein MTESLINEWLVDCADVSSSELHTFATTLSQDNEIVRALYVLLEERSKYSQLMDTVCDQLYNFYRSRETELQRFTLQFLPTLVYIYLNSAAHGDIKNCRSVETLLIGLYNLEIVDKSGQQKAISFRLPSLAMLSIFHEPASLAPASLTESAVRRFEECNTKLVSWGPLQQVETLNAQNRLKVMTALLFIYNQQLGYISKFALEQLCKVATKLVTQGFMKPGHHQRSSYGSESSFVPRLLPRIPVSSQFLLEFLHAVYFAMYNDCWYLGTQAVDDIHNRACYETYPDVMLVTNAIRNSASTGPSGQPNDGPIGISVALSPATATATVSKSMITNASFRTKKLPDDLDEKLFEDEVYATQLEKQPQPTVSNTTKRFPWHWKHSLPISSEEDTKIRKLSSSSMEFSRRGSTCSNQNSPIKSSPKRNLREHLKKNVFEKGEDHNMKKVRKEHKENTDLAHDENKIGSSSHLYNVLEEQFLGEMVYESMENLYLEGNKSIGFHTTAALSTNT; encoded by the exons atgacggaaagtttaataaatgaatGGCTAGTAGATTGTGCAGATGTGTCATCGTCAGAGCTCCATACTTTTGCCACTACTTTATCACAAGACAATGAAATAGTCAGAGCGCTTTATGTACTCTTGGAAGAACGTAGTAAATATAGTCAG TTAATGGATACAGTATGTGATcagttatacaatttttatcgctCTCGAGAAACAGAATTGCAAAGGTTCACTTTGCAATTTTTGCCTACATTAGTATACATTTACTTGAACTCTGCAGCTCATGGTGACATTAAG AATTGTCGGTCTGTAGAAACACTACTAATTGGtttgtataatttagaaatagtGGATAAATCTGGGCAACAAAAAGCAATTTCTTTTAGACTACCTTCACTTGCCATGCTTTCCATATTTCATGAG CCTGCAAGTTTGGCACCTGCTTCTTTAACTGAGAGTGCAGTACGCAGGTTTGAAGAATGTAATACGAAACTTGTTAGCTGGGGTCCACTACAACAAGTTGAGACACTAAATGCTCAAAATAGATTAAAAGTTATGACTgctcttctttttatctataATCAACAACTCGGTTATATAAGTAAATTTGCATTAGAGCAATTATGCAAAGTTGCTACCAA ACTTGTTACTCAAGGATTTATGAAGCCAGGACATCATCAACGATCCTCGTATGGAAGCGAGTCTAGTTTTGTTCCAAGACTTCTACCACGTATACCTGTATCAAGTCAATTTCTCCTTGAATTTTTGCATGCTGTATATTTTGCTAT GTATAATGACTGTTGGTATTTAGGAACACAAGCAGTAGACGATATCCATAATCGAGCATGTTATGAAACATATCCAGATGTTATGCTAGTCACAAATGCTATACGTAATTCTGCCAGTACTGGACCATCAG GACAACCTAATGACGGGCCAATTGGAATTAGTGTTGCATTATCGCCAGCTACTGCAACCGCTACGGTATCTAAATCGATGATCACAAATGCTTCGTTCCGGACCAAAAAGTTACCAg ACGATCTGGATGAGAAGTTATTTGAGGATGAAGTGTACGCTACCCAACTTGAAAAGCAACCACAACCAACAGTATCTAACACTACGAAGAGGTTCCCTTGGCATTGGAAGCATTCACTTCCGATTTCAAGCGAAGAAGATACCAAAATAAGAAAACTCAGTTCTTCCTCAATGGAATTCTCTAGACGAGGAAGCACATGTAGCAATCAAAATTCCCCTATCAAATCCTCTCCTAAACGAAATCTAAGAGaacatttgaagaaaaatgtatttgagAAAGGTGAAGATCACAATATGAAAAAAGTGAGAAAAGAGCATAAAGAAAACACTGATTTAGCTCATGACGAGAACAAAATTGGATCTAGTTCGCATTTGTATAATGTATTGGAGGAACAATTTCTGGGGGAAATGGTTTATGAATCaatggaaaatttgtatctggAAGGAAATAAATCAATTGGTTTTCATACGACTGCTGCCCTGTCAACAAATACATG a
- the LOC132916877 gene encoding hyccin isoform X3 has translation MDTVCDQLYNFYRSRETELQRFTLQFLPTLVYIYLNSAAHGDIKNCRSVETLLIGLYNLEIVDKSGQQKAISFRLPSLAMLSIFHEPASLAPASLTESAVRRFEECNTKLVSWGPLQQVETLNAQNRLKVMTALLFIYNQQLGYISKFALEQLCKVATKLVTQGFMKPGHHQRSSYGSESSFVPRLLPRIPVSSQFLLEFLHAVYFAMYNDCWYLGTQAVDDIHNRACYETYPDVMLVTNAIRNSASTGPSGQPNDGPIGISVALSPATATATVSKSMITNASFRTKKLPDDIPIQETKEDSGGEGKSNLVSITEEESIEPNRGGSIRQSKDQKTASKITNFPVLGKKPREKDGKTAKNAHVSVPEKEKRLGSQATSKESIKGSSSMLNSESTEIDGNVNGCSVRKKNNSVENNSVTVDNVSLIDGERLTLGGEIDNTNMDTSVTLRTHNENESLTSSIQVSSV, from the exons ATGGATACAGTATGTGATcagttatacaatttttatcgctCTCGAGAAACAGAATTGCAAAGGTTCACTTTGCAATTTTTGCCTACATTAGTATACATTTACTTGAACTCTGCAGCTCATGGTGACATTAAG AATTGTCGGTCTGTAGAAACACTACTAATTGGtttgtataatttagaaatagtGGATAAATCTGGGCAACAAAAAGCAATTTCTTTTAGACTACCTTCACTTGCCATGCTTTCCATATTTCATGAG CCTGCAAGTTTGGCACCTGCTTCTTTAACTGAGAGTGCAGTACGCAGGTTTGAAGAATGTAATACGAAACTTGTTAGCTGGGGTCCACTACAACAAGTTGAGACACTAAATGCTCAAAATAGATTAAAAGTTATGACTgctcttctttttatctataATCAACAACTCGGTTATATAAGTAAATTTGCATTAGAGCAATTATGCAAAGTTGCTACCAA ACTTGTTACTCAAGGATTTATGAAGCCAGGACATCATCAACGATCCTCGTATGGAAGCGAGTCTAGTTTTGTTCCAAGACTTCTACCACGTATACCTGTATCAAGTCAATTTCTCCTTGAATTTTTGCATGCTGTATATTTTGCTAT GTATAATGACTGTTGGTATTTAGGAACACAAGCAGTAGACGATATCCATAATCGAGCATGTTATGAAACATATCCAGATGTTATGCTAGTCACAAATGCTATACGTAATTCTGCCAGTACTGGACCATCAG GACAACCTAATGACGGGCCAATTGGAATTAGTGTTGCATTATCGCCAGCTACTGCAACCGCTACGGTATCTAAATCGATGATCACAAATGCTTCGTTCCGGACCAAAAAGTTACCAg aTGATATACCAATTcaagaaacgaaggaagattCTGGAGGAGAAGGTAAAAGTAATCTTGTATCGATCACAGAAGAAGAATCAATAGAACCAAATAGAGGTGGTTCAATAAGACAATCGAAAGATCAAAAGACTGCGTCCAAAATCACGAATTTCCCGGTACTTGGAAAAAAGCCGCGAGAAAAAGATGGTAAAACAGCTAAGAATGCTCACGTTAGCGTTcctgaaaaggaaaaaagactTGGATCTCAAGCGACTTCGAAAGAAAGTATTAAAGGTAGTTCCTCTATGTTAAATAGTGAATCAACAGAAATCGATGGAAATGTTAATGGGTGTTCAGTcaggaaaaagaataatagtgtagaaaataattcagttACAGTAGACAATGTTTCTTTGATTGATGGCGAACGTCTCACGTTAGGTGGAGAAATAGATAACACTAATATGGATACTTCTGTTACATTAAGAACACATAATGAAAATGAATCGCTAACTTCGTCTATCCAAGTCAGTTCTGTTTAA